From the genome of Streptomyces sp. SID8374:
CCTCTCGCCTTACCTGCTGACCGAGCTGCTCCTCGACCGGCTCAGGGCGGACGCGCCGAGCCGGATCGTCAACGTCTCCTCCGCCGCGATCAAGAGCGCCAAGCGCACCTTCGACGCGGTGGAACCCCCGGGCGGCTACTACGGCTTCCACTGGTACGGCCGGGCCAAGCTCGCCAACCTCGCCTACACCGTGCACCTGGCCGAACGCCTCCGTGGCACCGGGGTGACGGTCTTCGCCGCCGACCCCGGGGGCGCGGCCACCGACATGACCAACGGCACCATGACCTCACCGAAGATCGTCTCGCCGCCGCTGCGCGTGCTGTGGCCGCTGGTCCGCCGCGTTTTCGAACGCAGCACTGCCGGACCTGCCTCCGAGGCCGCCCGGCCGTCCCTCTTCGCCGCCACCGATGCCTCCCTCGACGGGCGGACCGGCCTGCTCATCGGACCCCAGGCCCGGCCCGTACCCCTCTTCCGTGGCGCCGGCGACCCCCGGACCGTCGAGAACGTACTCCGGCTCAGCCGGCAGCTGGCGCCCCTCGCTCAGGCGGACGCCCCGTAGCGGGCGGCGATCGCGGTGGCACGGTCGCGCAGTGCGGTACGCAGCCACTGCGGGGACAGCGCCTCCGCGTCCGCTGCGAGCTTCCACAGCGCCCCTTCGGCGTGTCGCGGGGCCCGGAAGCGCACTTCCAGCCGCAGCCAGCCGTCCTCTTCGGCCTCTTCTGTGAGGACTGCCAGCGCCGTTCCCGCCAGGCCCGGTCCAGATCGACCCGGTCCGGCCGCTGCGCGGGCTCGGCGAGCTCCTCGGCGGCCAGGATCCGGGAGAGCCGGTACGTGCGCTCCTCGCCCGACCTGGTGGCCAGCAGGGCGAGGGCCTCGTCGTGGTTGAGCCCGGTGAGCTCGGTCCGGAAGCCGGGAAGCAGCGCGAAGCCGCCGTACCGGCCGCGTTCGGCGTGGACCGGGACACCGGCCGCGGACAGCGCCTCGATGCCGCGCAGCACCGTACGGGTGGACACCTCCAGCTCACGGGCGAGCGCGGTCGCGGAGAGACCGGCCACGCTGCCGCAGCGGCAGAACCAGGGAGACCAGTAGGGAGCGTAAGACAGCAGACGGCAGACGGTCAGATGCTACGGCTCAGCCCCTCGATCGCCGTCTGCGCCCACTCCTGCGCCCCCGCCGCCGTACCGGCCGCCACTCCGGCCGCGACAGGTGCCAGCACCCCCCTGAGCATGGCCAGCGCGCGGCGGACCCGGCCTTCCTCGGGGGTGTCCGGCCCGCTGATCGTCGCGCGGACCTCGCCGGCGGCCGCCTCCACGTCCTCGCGGTCCCGGTCGGCGAGGCCCGCCCCGGGCAGCTGCCGGAGCAGGTCGTCGACCAGTGCGGCGAGCGCTTCGAAGCCCGGCGCCACCGTGCTGTTGTTCTGCTGGTTCTGGGTGGCGCTCTGGTTGTTCCAGGCGAACTGGGTCCCGGAGACAGCACCGTTGAACACCGGGCCGTCGTAATGGTGCACATTCCGCGGGTCGTTCATGAGCGGGTACCGCCCTCTCCGGTCTGCTGTTGGATGGCCGTGGTGTTGTTCCACGCCAGCTGGACGCCGTGGACCTCGTCGTTGAACACCGGCGCGTTGAAGTTGTTGACGATGGTCGGGGGCGGCCCGGTCGGCTCCGTGCTCTCCTCCTCCACCACCGGCAGCGACGTATGGAGGGAGACCAGATCCACCAGGCCGTTGTGCCGCACGCCGGTACCCGGCTCTCCCGCCACGGTGCAGTTCACCAGCCGTCCGCCGGCCC
Proteins encoded in this window:
- a CDS encoding SDR family NAD(P)-dependent oxidoreductase, producing MNRRAIVTAGTGGIGLETAKGLARHGYAVTVVGRNAERGASAVEEIAAVANGEAPRFIAADLASLAEVRSLASRLASEGPLGVLVNNVGAMFAERQRNADGIEASFAVNHLSPYLLTELLLDRLRADAPSRIVNVSSAAIKSAKRTFDAVEPPGGYYGFHWYGRAKLANLAYTVHLAERLRGTGVTVFAADPGGAATDMTNGTMTSPKIVSPPLRVLWPLVRRVFERSTAGPASEAARPSLFAATDASLDGRTGLLIGPQARPVPLFRGAGDPRTVENVLRLSRQLAPLAQADAP